Proteins from a single region of Hermetia illucens chromosome 3, iHerIll2.2.curated.20191125, whole genome shotgun sequence:
- the LOC119653130 gene encoding uncharacterized protein LOC119653130, translated as MESKGLKPFNWFALFNLFAQVICLKDLHVSVPEAVAVGDRVTLSCFYDLENAALYSVRWYFENEEFYRYVPKEQPPTRVFKVFDIPVDVQKSTEHRVVIRSVTRSHSGSYMCEVSADAPLFHTESSSGTMLVADLPKSEPIITIQGMTGMESKRFVNRHETFKAHCTSGPSHPAVNFTWFVNGIKLPPTHFGLRDTNDFLNAVSMTESWSELLVQVDNHILTPSNRKLIVRCETNIYSLYRGAAQVELFVLWDPREAFWHDGGKVSPTIDQRGNRGDPDNSPLTGGVANHHRESLIFKFKHNLIDTIQSLVATLFFSVLLVML; from the exons ATGGAAAGCAAAGGACTAAAACCCTTCAACTGGTTCGCGCTTTTTAATTTGTTTGCACAAG TAATATGCTTAAAGGATCTTCACGTCTCCGTACCGGAAGCAGTAGCGGTGGGTGATAGGGTGACGCTTTCATGCTTCTATGACCTGGAAAAC GCAGCGCTGTATTCCGTTCGATGGTACTTTGAGAATGAGGAATTTTATCGATATGTCCCGAAAGAGCAACCACCAACCAgggtttttaaagttttcgaCATTCCAGTCGAT GTACAAAAATCAACAGAACATAGGGTAGTAATACGCTCGGTAACACGCAGCCATTCGGGCAGTTATATGTGTGAAGTATCAGCGGATGCGCCTCTATTTCATACGGAATCGAGTTCAGGAACAATGCTAGTTGCCGATTTACCCAAATCGGAGCCAATTATCACAATTCAAGGGATGACAGGCATGGAAAGCAAACGCTTCGTGAATAGGCATGAAACATTCAAGGCACATTGCACATCCGGCCCATCGCATCCAGCTGTGAATTTTACGTGGTTCGTTAATGGGATTAAGTTGCCG CCGACCCATTTCGGATTGAGGGACACCAACGACTTTTTGAACGCTGTAAGCATGACGGAATCCTGGTCTGAGCTGCTGGTCCAAGTGGACAATCATATTTTGACACCGTCAAACCGAAAATTGATAGTGCGCTGTGAAACAAATATTTACAGCCTGTACCGAGGAGCAGCTCAAGTCGAACTTTTTGTTCTTTGGGACCCGCGAGAAGCATTCTGGCATGACGGTGGAAAAGTCAGCCCCACCATAGATCAGCGAGGGAATCGAGGAGACCCGGACAATTCACCTCTGACTGGTGGAGTTGCAAACCACCACAGAGAAtcgttaatttttaaatttaagcaTAATTTAATTGACACAATACAATCATTAGTAGCGACGTTGTTTTTCAGTGTACTCCTTGTGATGCTGTGA